Proteins encoded within one genomic window of Candidatus Saccharimonadia bacterium:
- a CDS encoding citrate/2-methylcitrate synthase, protein MSTLDIVALRELNPAIVALGSSKGIIQSMLDFDYLAGRQRPSVVAIVAAGRKTERYFFGNEEVAVPVYNSVEKLPERLKTRINLFVNLSSGRRVLASSRQALGALPGLVGGVVFAEGLPERHALALAEEAEAAGVWLAGGASVGVVVPGVVKLGAIGGVQAPQLVKSKLFTPGNVAVVSSSGGMVSEIIRMVATSGHSLSFSLALGGERFPMTGPQEVFAAAEADPATEAIVYFGELGGLDEYELAEMIARGEVTKPVVAYIAGSVAELFETPPQFGHAKAMAASSDESARAKAAALEAAGARSAATFAEFAQLVAELPGATDAADLGDAMARLTGRRPGLIASSVSHDDGDGEVRVMDQGLLELANNNSFAKIVISMFLGREAQSAELVAFVDYVLKLLVDHGPYVSGAVNTIVTARAGRDLVSSLAAGLLTIGPRFGGAVNQAAATWLEGVSSEVSPAALVETYAARRSYISGIGHRKYRSDFPDPRVSRLLEFAASLEEARFTTFARGVEAETTRKKGNLILNVDGAMAAVLLDLLAEKEGYAIDELQTLVATEFFNSLFVLSRSVGFMAHYFDQVRLDEGIFRLGPGHVTHVRPVSYDAESDDSGVL, encoded by the coding sequence ATGAGCACCCTGGATATCGTAGCGCTGCGAGAACTCAATCCGGCGATTGTGGCTCTGGGAAGCTCCAAGGGGATTATTCAATCCATGCTGGATTTTGACTATCTGGCGGGCCGACAGCGGCCGTCGGTGGTGGCGATAGTGGCGGCGGGACGCAAAACGGAACGGTACTTCTTCGGCAACGAGGAGGTGGCGGTGCCGGTATATAATTCGGTGGAAAAACTGCCGGAGCGGCTGAAGACGCGGATTAATTTGTTTGTGAACTTGTCGTCGGGGCGGCGGGTATTGGCGTCGTCGCGGCAGGCGCTGGGGGCATTGCCCGGCCTGGTGGGCGGCGTGGTGTTCGCGGAGGGACTGCCCGAGCGGCATGCGCTGGCGCTGGCCGAGGAGGCCGAGGCTGCCGGCGTGTGGCTGGCGGGCGGCGCGAGCGTGGGCGTGGTGGTGCCGGGGGTGGTGAAACTGGGTGCGATCGGGGGCGTGCAGGCGCCGCAGCTCGTGAAGTCGAAATTATTTACGCCCGGCAATGTGGCGGTGGTGAGCTCGAGCGGGGGGATGGTGAGTGAAATCATCCGCATGGTGGCTACCAGCGGGCATTCGCTGAGTTTTTCGCTGGCGCTGGGCGGCGAGCGGTTCCCGATGACTGGCCCGCAGGAGGTGTTTGCGGCGGCCGAGGCGGACCCGGCCACTGAGGCCATCGTGTACTTTGGTGAGCTCGGCGGGCTGGACGAGTACGAACTGGCCGAGATGATCGCGCGGGGCGAGGTGACGAAGCCGGTGGTGGCGTACATTGCGGGCAGCGTGGCCGAGCTGTTTGAGACGCCGCCGCAATTTGGCCACGCCAAAGCAATGGCGGCTTCGAGCGACGAATCGGCGCGGGCCAAGGCGGCGGCGCTGGAGGCGGCCGGGGCGCGTAGTGCCGCCACGTTTGCCGAGTTTGCGCAGCTGGTGGCCGAGCTGCCCGGCGCCACCGACGCGGCCGATCTGGGCGACGCCATGGCGCGACTGACGGGGCGGCGGCCGGGCTTGATCGCCAGCTCGGTGTCGCACGACGACGGCGACGGCGAGGTGCGGGTGATGGACCAGGGCCTGCTGGAGCTGGCCAACAATAATTCATTCGCCAAGATTGTGATCTCGATGTTTTTGGGTCGGGAAGCGCAATCGGCGGAGCTGGTGGCGTTCGTGGATTATGTGCTGAAGCTGCTCGTCGACCACGGACCGTACGTGTCGGGGGCGGTGAACACCATCGTGACGGCGCGAGCCGGGCGCGATCTGGTGAGCTCGCTGGCGGCGGGGCTGCTCACGATTGGGCCGCGATTTGGCGGGGCCGTGAACCAGGCGGCGGCGACGTGGCTGGAGGGCGTGAGCAGCGAGGTGTCCCCCGCTGCGCTCGTGGAGACGTATGCGGCCCGGCGCAGCTACATTTCAGGCATTGGCCACCGCAAGTACCGCAGTGACTTCCCCGACCCGCGCGTGAGCCGGTTGCTGGAGTTTGCGGCCAGTCTGGAGGAGGCGCGATTTACCACCTTTGCCCGCGGGGTCGAGGCGGAAACGACGCGCAAGAAGGGTAATTTGATCTTGAATGTGGACGGCGCGATGGCGGCGGTATTGCTTGATCTGTTGGCCGAAAAAGAAGGCTACGCGATCGACGAGCTGCAAACGCTCGTAGCAACAGAATTCTTTAACTCGCTGTTTGTACTGTCACGATCGGTTGGCTTTATGGCGCACTATTTCGACCAGGTGCGGCTCGACGAGGGCATCTTCCGGCTGGGTCCAGGACATGTGACGCATGTGCGCCCGGTCTCCTACGACGCCGAATCTGATGACTCTGGTGTACTATAG
- a CDS encoding FxLYD domain-containing protein has protein sequence MSTSRRLFTIVGVVVVAVGAALLWAESGNKFVNERPAGETPAATASPATKERTTLANSKVTTNAAGYLVVSGSITNNEDAARSATITATFLDKAGKALGTATGTVSDIDPAQTKPFVLTSTEKLATYYEVKVAVDKLF, from the coding sequence ATGAGTACATCTCGCAGATTGTTTACGATTGTTGGCGTGGTCGTAGTGGCGGTTGGGGCGGCATTGCTATGGGCCGAAAGCGGCAATAAATTTGTGAACGAGCGGCCGGCGGGCGAGACACCAGCGGCCACCGCCAGCCCGGCCACCAAGGAGCGCACGACGCTGGCGAATTCAAAGGTGACCACGAATGCGGCGGGGTACCTGGTGGTGAGTGGCAGCATCACGAACAACGAAGACGCGGCTCGGAGCGCCACGATTACCGCGACGTTTCTCGACAAGGCCGGCAAGGCGCTGGGCACGGCCACTGGCACGGTGAGCGACATTGATCCGGCGCAAACCAAGCCGTTTGTGCTCACGAGTACGGAAAAACTGGCGACGTATTACGAAGTGAAAGTGGCGGTCGACAAGCTGTTTTAG